The Amycolatopsis umgeniensis DNA segment TGTCGCAGCTGGTCAGCCGCGGCCTGCCGAACGCGGTCATCGTGACCGCGTCGGGCCTGCTGTCGATGGCGTTCATCGTCGTCGTGGCGATCGCGAACTCCGCCAGCGACCTGACCGAGGGCCTCATCACGTCGTTGGTCTACGGCCTGCTCGGCATCGTGGTGCAGGTGCTGGCCGTCCGGCTGCTGGAGTGGGCGACCCGCATCGACGTCCGCTCGACCATCGAGAGCGAGCAGTTCGCCCCGGTCAGCGTCGTGGTCGCCGCCGCGCACCTCGCGCTCGGCCTGGTCGTGGCCGTCGGCATCTCCTGATCGCCTGACCTGACGAAACCGGCATAGGCGCACGATTCCCACTAACGTGGGTGTCGTGCGCCTTTTGAGGACACCGGACGACCGGTTCTCGGACCTGCCCGATTTCGATTTCGAACCGCGCTACGCGGAACTCGTCGACCTTCACGGCGGCGTGATCAGAGTGGGTTACGTGGAGGCCGGACCCGCGGATGGGCCGCCCGTTCTCCTGTTGCACGGCGAGCCCACCTGGTCCTACCTCTATCGCAAGGTCATCCCGGTGCTCGCCGACGCCGGACTGCGCGCCATCGCGCCCGACCTGGTCGGCTTCGGCCGGTCCGACAAACCCGGCGACATGGTCGACCACACCTTCCAGCGGCACGTCGAGTGGATGCGCGCGTTCGCCTTCGACGTGCTCGACCTGAACGAGGTCACCCTGGTCGGCCAGGACTGGGGCGGCCTGATCGGCCTGCGGCTGGTCGCCGAGAACCCCGACCGGTTCTCCCGGATCGTCGCGGCC contains these protein-coding regions:
- a CDS encoding DUF350 domain-containing protein, which produces MTTTLALSDTFGSDLVRGIGAILLYGVVGLLLMFAGFWAIDWTTPGKLSQLVSRGLPNAVIVTASGLLSMAFIVVVAIANSASDLTEGLITSLVYGLLGIVVQVLAVRLLEWATRIDVRSTIESEQFAPVSVVVAAAHLALGLVVAVGIS